A stretch of Plesiomonas shigelloides DNA encodes these proteins:
- the gltS gene encoding sodium/glutamate symporter codes for MTAVLVLLVGRYFEKRVSLFSKYFIPAPVIGGVIFSFITLFGHMTDLFVFTFDDSIRQLFMVAFFTTIGFSASLKMLKRGGIQVVFFLLVALVLAVLQNLLGVGLASAFGLNPLIGVAAGSVALTGGHGTAGAFGPLLESAGAEGATAVAITAATFGLISGCVIGGPVSKLLLLKHAESRYDDQHETEENIELKEDRNHIYERSAFDTILKVIIVMGVGSILADVLNVLGLVLPVYIGPMIVAAITRNVMDKMGKKVNTYVIDSIGNISLSLFLSMALMGLRLWDISVLALPLVVILLAQTLLMALYSYFVTYNCMGRDYDAVVLATGHCGFGMGGTPNAMANMEAFTESNGPSQKAFFVLPLVGALFIDFANASLITLFIYFFK; via the coding sequence ATGACAGCAGTGTTGGTTTTGCTGGTTGGACGCTATTTTGAAAAGCGTGTCTCACTGTTTAGTAAATATTTTATTCCTGCGCCTGTGATTGGCGGTGTGATTTTTTCGTTTATCACACTGTTCGGGCACATGACTGATTTGTTTGTATTTACCTTTGACGACAGTATTCGCCAGTTATTCATGGTGGCCTTTTTTACCACTATCGGTTTTTCGGCCAGTTTGAAAATGCTCAAACGTGGCGGCATTCAGGTTGTCTTTTTCTTGCTGGTAGCACTGGTCTTGGCCGTGTTGCAGAACCTGTTGGGGGTGGGCTTGGCCTCGGCATTTGGCTTAAATCCACTGATTGGTGTAGCTGCTGGCTCGGTGGCGTTGACTGGCGGGCATGGTACAGCCGGTGCGTTTGGCCCATTGCTGGAGTCTGCGGGTGCCGAAGGGGCTACCGCTGTGGCGATCACCGCTGCAACGTTTGGTCTGATTTCTGGCTGTGTGATCGGTGGACCGGTCAGTAAATTGTTGCTACTCAAGCATGCGGAAAGTCGTTATGACGACCAGCATGAAACTGAAGAAAATATCGAATTAAAAGAAGACCGTAATCATATTTATGAGCGTTCAGCGTTCGACACTATTTTAAAAGTCATCATCGTCATGGGCGTCGGATCCATTTTGGCTGATGTATTAAATGTGTTGGGGCTGGTGCTGCCGGTGTATATCGGCCCGATGATTGTGGCGGCGATTACCCGTAACGTAATGGATAAAATGGGGAAAAAAGTTAATACCTATGTCATTGACTCAATAGGTAATATTTCTTTATCTCTGTTCCTGTCGATGGCGTTAATGGGTTTACGTTTGTGGGATATCAGTGTACTGGCATTACCGCTGGTGGTGATTTTACTGGCGCAAACCTTACTGATGGCACTGTACAGTTATTTCGTGACCTATAACTGCATGGGCCGTGATTATGATGCGGTGGTGTTAGCGACTGGTCACTGTGGTTTTGGTATGGGCGGTACACCGAATGCGATGGCAAATATGGAAGCCTTCACTGAAAGTAACGGCCCGTCGCAAAAAGCGTTCTTTGTCTTACCGCTGGTCGGGGCATTATTTATCGATTTTGCCAATGCCTCATTGATTACCCTGTTTATATATTTCTTTAAATAA